Proteins co-encoded in one Cytophaga hutchinsonii ATCC 33406 genomic window:
- a CDS encoding lysophospholipid acyltransferase family protein, which yields MEADNRPFLKRLKYTLLFWLVKTLIFVTEKLPRPVVYFVYGGLGRLAYYFAGEPRRRAIKNLTIVFGKEKTQEEIKAITKKMFMNLGKNLATVMRVFPMENLDQFYKQVRIIGKENLDEAYAKGKGVVLLTAHIGAFEILGTFIGLNYKSIMVGTKLKDPRLDDLIVRSRSKGGSKYVHRGENTLQLMRSLKEGRVMIILIDQDTKVKSRFVDFMGVPAATPVGATMIALKSGADIVPVIVQMDEHDNQTITCMPALEVTRSGDPEQDLLDNTLRMNQAVDAFIRKDPSQWVWMHERFKTKPGEEIQ from the coding sequence ATGGAAGCAGATAACCGTCCTTTCCTGAAACGATTAAAATATACCTTACTATTCTGGCTGGTAAAAACCTTGATTTTTGTTACCGAAAAATTACCCCGGCCGGTTGTATATTTTGTATACGGGGGGTTAGGAAGACTGGCCTATTACTTTGCCGGTGAACCAAGACGCAGAGCAATTAAAAATTTAACGATTGTTTTTGGCAAAGAAAAAACGCAGGAAGAGATAAAAGCCATTACAAAAAAAATGTTTATGAACTTAGGAAAAAACCTGGCAACTGTAATGCGGGTATTCCCAATGGAAAATTTAGATCAGTTCTATAAACAGGTAAGGATAATCGGCAAAGAAAATCTGGATGAAGCGTATGCAAAAGGCAAAGGAGTTGTATTACTTACAGCACATATCGGAGCCTTTGAAATTTTAGGAACGTTTATCGGTTTAAATTATAAATCGATTATGGTAGGTACAAAATTAAAAGATCCGCGGCTGGATGATTTAATTGTGCGTTCACGTTCTAAAGGCGGAAGCAAATACGTGCACCGCGGTGAAAACACCTTACAGCTTATGCGCAGCCTGAAAGAAGGCCGTGTCATGATTATATTAATTGATCAGGATACAAAAGTTAAAAGCCGCTTTGTTGATTTTATGGGCGTACCGGCAGCAACGCCTGTTGGCGCTACCATGATCGCACTTAAATCGGGTGCAGACATTGTACCTGTAATAGTTCAAATGGACGAACACGACAATCAAACCATCACCTGCATGCCTGCGCTGGAAGTAACCAGAAGCGGAGATCCGGAACAGGATTTATTGGATAATACCTTACGTATGAATCAGGCAGTTGATGCATTTATCCGAAAAGATCCTTCACAATGGGTCTGGATGCACGAACGTTTTAAAACAAAGCCTGGTGAAGAAATACAATAA